Sequence from the Rutidosis leptorrhynchoides isolate AG116_Rl617_1_P2 chromosome 3, CSIRO_AGI_Rlap_v1, whole genome shotgun sequence genome:
TTTCTTCTGGCAAATCGCACATCAAATCATCACGAACACTTCTGTCACAGATTGATGCATATTCCCTTACAGAATATGAATCATTTTCATTTGCATCCAGATTGAAATGAACAGCATCTTTTTGAATATGTACCCTATAGCCTTTTACATCAGAGAAGCAGTTTGGTTGGTCCTCAATATATCTCTGATGCTTCTCTGGCCATGTATTAAACTTGACAGAATTGAGTTTCACATTGGACAACTTTAGGATCGTCCCACCATCAGATTCTTCAGTTATTAAAGAACCAAGATCGTTATCTGGTATTCGGACTTCGTTATCCAGGCAATGTTGTGAATCCTTGTTTCCTTGTTTGGTTGAATTCGAAACAAATGACGAGTTGGCGTCACCAGCAACACTTCCCTCACCTTTATGACCGAGATCACCCTATCATAAATGAAACATAAAAGCAATTTTATCTTATTACTCACAGGTTTCATCTATGTCTTCGCTGTcgagaaatgaaaaaaaaaaaaaatttaaaaaaaaataaaaagtgtacCACTTATAACTTATGTGTCACAAGTATGATAACAAAATTATAAGTGATGTGTAGAACATTACTCTGTGTCAAATATTGAAGTGTTCACTCATCGAACATTGCCATGGAATGAAATATTAACATAATCAGAAACTAAAACTTGAAAGTGTACAATGGACGTTACAAACCAGCTTGCATGCTCATGTTTACTCTCAACTGATCAAAATTCTTTTACTGATAATAAAGTTACCAATTTTCAAAAATAAACGTGAAATATTCTTAAAAATTTCTTGTAATAGAAGGATGAAAAGCTTTATATAATATAAGTGCAGATATAGAAATATAGATAGTGCAAACTGATTTGTACTCTAAAAACTTCAGCATGAATATCAGATCAGTTAACATAAAGGGTTGTGTGTGCTCTTCACTTAGACTTATCAATTAAATGCAAATTACTCCACTATAGTTTTGATCAAACATGACGAAAAAGACACAAAAGCAGTGGAGTGTATCATATAGCTGGATTGAACTGGGTTTGCATGTATAAAAAAACTAGCACATTAAGTAACATACCTCTTCGATTTGCATCTCTGGTAAGGAACCACGATCTTCACTATAATGAGATTTTTCTGAATGCTTTTCTTCATTAAGGATATTATGGACTTCTTTGGGGGAAGTATCCATCTCACAAGTTACATCAATATTATCAAATACAGTAACTTTCGAGTTGTGCTCAACAGCCTCCACCATAGGCTTCTTATTTTCGTCCAAACTAATATTCAGTGTCTCATCTTTTCCACACTCAATATCATTATGAAATGGTGTCATTGCGTGTATTGCACTGTTTGACAAAACATTTGTTTCTGGTAACTGCTGCTCAAATAACTTGCTACTGGATTCATAATCCACTGATGAAGCAGATTCCTTTAAAGGGTAACATTCGTCACTTGGCAATCCATCCAACCTTCTCTTTTTGGAAAGTGGACTACAGACTTCATCTAAATTACATTCGTCGATTTCATCAAAGTTCAGTTGTATAGGTTTAACACCTACAGAACAGTCTGGAGATTGCATTGAGGCTAAACCTTCTGATACTGTGGGGACTACATCTAACTTCATACCAGAACTTACGGGTTGTAGTACAATTGGGGCTTCTGTGGGCCCATTTTCCACAACAACATGGGCACTGTTTTGGTGGTTAGCTGCAAGTTGAGATTCGTTCATAGGGCCAGACCTTGACCCCGTAACTCGAGCACCAACAATATTTGAGGAATCGATTTGCTTCAATGCACCTTCGTTGCTACTAATAGTTTCCCCGATTTTATCACTAAGCACCTGAGAAGCCTCGACTGCATTTGATAGCTTGCTGGAGTCATTAAGTCCATCCGTTAAATTGCTAACAATTTGAGGAACTGAACTTCCATATTCTTTTGGAATGCAAGAATCAGATGTACCCAAATTTGAAGACTTGTCTATCCCACTAGGTTGTTGAAATGAACTTCTAGACCTCGTAATTCTACCCTCATTATGCCTTTGTGAATCATTTGTCTTCACGTTTATTGATTTACTGCTTGCATTACTTCCCAAACAGACCTCAGAATGTTTACCCTCTTTTATAACAGCATCAGTATGGCCGGGTTGTGATATATTACCTATTGATTGTACCTGATTATCACCATCCAGTTCATTTTTCTCATGAGATGGGCTGTTTTTAGACGCATCATTCGCATAACTAGGGCGTTCATTTGGACTACTGGATTTTGCAAGTCTACTGCTTTGACTACCTCTATCATTTCCCTTTTCAGCCTTTCCCTCTGCTGCAATAGAATTTGCACCACTCATACCTATACATTTATCCGCTTCTGATTGATGATTATCTTGTGAGACATGCTGGAAATCACTTTTTAAGTCCCCACTAGAAGACATTGCAGTTCGATTTTCATTTCCTAGACAACTTTTACCAGTCGCTTTCCCACTAGTTCGAAGCTCTAAAGCTTTTTGTCTCGACCTGGACCTCTGTATTCTAACAAGTGACATATCTGGTGCACTGTAAATGCTTGATATTCTAGCATCTGTCTCATTCAGAGGAGATATGATACCATCATCTTTCTCAGCAGCACAACTTAAGCTGCATCCTTCATCCTTATCAGGACACTCAAACGTCTCATTATTCTCACACTCAAGAGTCTCAATATTCTCACACTCAAGTGTCTTCATTAACTCATCGGTTACATGAAGACCTTTGTCAGGAGCATTGGTTTTCACACATGTTTCTTTCAAAAATCGTCCATCGTTCCCAGCAAATACTGGTTGGCTATAGAGAGAACATTTACCTCTTGAATAAGCAACAGGATCTCGTGTCGGCTGAAATAATAGCTTAGACATAATTTCTTCTTTTTCCAGTTCTGCATAAATATTCATCATAAGACTATTTCACATACCATAATTTGAATTTTCAGATTCATACTAAAGTTATTCTTAAGCTTATTTCACTTGTTTTCAGATCCAAAATAACAAAACACATTAGCAAATATTAGCTCGTGCTTATTCCAATTTAACCTAATTTTCCAATTTAACCTAATTTAACCTAATTTTCAATCATTTCGCGATTTAAACTAAAATTCACATCAGAATGCAGTTAAACATTGAAATTAGGATGCTTACCCTTGGAATTTGAAGAATTAGGGCTTAGAAGCCACGAAGGAGGTGTCATCCCATCGATTAATAGTGTGGAAGCAAGTTGTTGAGTGTACGAATCGGCTTGTTGCTGTACTTGCTCGAGGAGTCGTTTCTTTTGCTCGAAGAGTTGAACAAACAATTTTTCTAACGTCGACATGAGTCGCCGGCGGTGAACGGAAGAAATGCGTCAATGGTGGTGCATTCAATTTTGATTGAAGCGGCAATCTGGATTCAAATATTTTGGATCTGCAATGATGATGAATGGATGGATACTTTTGTCTTTTAATAAAAAGTCACAGTATAACTGTGCGTTGTGTGCGTTTTTACTTTGCACAATTACATATATCAAAGGCTAAAATTAGATTAGATTAAATAAATCGGTTACATAGCAGTGAAGGTATTTTTACGTGtttattttaagtttttattaCAAGTACTTTTTAACATTTTTCTAATTTGAATTTTGAGCCTCTAATCTAGATATTATGTAAAAAGTAATTGTACACTGTGTTAACTTTGTTAATTGAGGTATTCAACTAAATGCATTTAATATTTGAGGCATGAAAATGAGAAATTAGAAAGTTAAATATATTAGAGAAATGTATAGAAATACAATTGCCAAGAAAACCTTGAAATATTCCATTATCTAATCAAGCCTTAAAAGTAACCTTAATAATTGACAAAAAAATTATTTTATGTTTTTTGTTTTCAATTTGAAAGGCAATATATTGAATAAGAAAAAATAGTGCAAAGTGGTGAGAGAGGACTGCAGGAAGCACCCTCCAAACCTACGCAACTATACATTGCGTCTAATGAAAATATTGTACATTGCGTTGTGTATGGCAAAGATCTTCAACAAGGTGATGACAAAATGCCTAGGAGGTTTCATCATGtattttgatcgtcactttgttggaGAGAGGAAGATTGCTTCTCTTAATGATCTATTGATTTGTAATATTTCGTGATATGGTAAAAAACAATTTCCAAATCAAACTTGTCGCTACTGCTTATGCTACATTTCACCGTGCAAAACGTTCTTAATAACTTATTTGTATCAGGTTCCTCAGTGAATTGTTTCCAACATTTTGGAAGCTGCAATTTATCTCGTACATTAAACAAATCATGACAAATGGTAAGGTAGAAAATTGGGTTGGTTGGATAATCGGTCAAATTTTTTTGGAGTTAAATTTCTGAAAGGATTATTTTTGTTTGAATTAATCCAAAACAGTTTTATGTACTCAAAGTAGTTTGTTTGATTTAAAAAACTTTAAATGTAAAAGATATACTTTTTAGTTAAAATAGGTTTTAGAATGTTCTATGCATATAAATTACAATACAGAATAAGCAGTTCTTGAATTGTTTATGTTCTTATTGTTTATTTGCAAAAGGCATGATCTATGTGATGGGATCATTTTCAAACTTGAACTAGTGATTGTTAATCCCATAATAGGGTAACTACATGAGTTGATTAATAATTTAAATACTGTGATACGTTTCTCATAAATTGTCATGTTACCTTATGTCTTTTACATATAACGTTAccttttaattattaaataaaaaattaaatggaTTGGTGCTTTACTACCAAATTTTTCTGTTAATTCTAATCTAAATTTGAATGTCAATCTTGAATCTTTCTGAAGTTTTGATCTAACCAGCAAAGCTTTATGTAATATCATATGTGTGATAGGTAACCTAATAGTCCTTACTTACTCTACCTTTATAAAGGTttttcgttatagttttgcaacctgTGGTAACTTTTATTATCTCTAATGTGCAACTTTTTTGCTTCGAAATAATGATAAAGTTGACCAACAAGCTCTCTAACAGAAAGATTCTTGCAGATGATCCATTCTTGTGTCCTTCTATCAAATGTGTAGTTTGTAAGCACAAAGACAATGAAAGATTACAAGACCTACCACTTTGATATTCTTAATCTGAATACATATTAATTATAAACTGCTTGTAAGATTATTTTATTGttgttgaaggtgtgaagaatttgatcaaaggaacaagtcgaagagagcttgacttggtgaacaagtcgtagggagctagggagcttgacttggtgaacaagtcgtagataTTATGTTTCgttaattaaatcttctagtaggaatggagtatgAAGCAAGTAATAGATATAtatggaatgtcttttgcttgaagtacaagtttaacttggtggacaagtttaactcttcctataaattgtaacccctagcctcattgtgTAAGACCATGTTTTCATTTTCAgctagtgggacgccgtccaagattcgaGACGCCGTCCAGCAGTGAagcattggacgccgtccaatacttgggacgccgtccagatgtactgacggGCAAGCAGTTTTATTTGGTTTTATTTTGGTCAaatcacttgggtgtcggtttggagccctcaaaactgatctagatcccatttgtagatcacatttcatccacacaaacactcccatccaattctagagagagagagagagagagaaagagtttagagagagagagagcttgatttggagaagaaggagttggattctcaccaaagctcgggttttaaagttgttcatctcgctcctagctacgttttgattgttgtggtaagttctaacttcgaatttcattgtttgatttgatattcaaagttagggtttaagcttaaattgttgataaacccatttaaactcatgaactgagtttagtgatgctagtaatcgggttt
This genomic interval carries:
- the LOC139897774 gene encoding uncharacterized protein gives rise to the protein MSTLEKLFVQLFEQKKRLLEQVQQQADSYTQQLASTLLIDGMTPPSWLLSPNSSNSKELEKEEIMSKLLFQPTRDPVAYSRGKCSLYSQPVFAGNDGRFLKETCVKTNAPDKGLHVTDELMKTLECENIETLECENNETFECPDKDEGCSLSCAAEKDDGIISPLNETDARISSIYSAPDMSLVRIQRSRSRQKALELRTSGKATGKSCLGNENRTAMSSSGDLKSDFQHVSQDNHQSEADKCIGMSGANSIAAEGKAEKGNDRGSQSSRLAKSSSPNERPSYANDASKNSPSHEKNELDGDNQVQSIGNISQPGHTDAVIKEGKHSEVCLGSNASSKSINVKTNDSQRHNEGRITRSRSSFQQPSGIDKSSNLGTSDSCIPKEYGSSVPQIVSNLTDGLNDSSKLSNAVEASQVLSDKIGETISSNEGALKQIDSSNIVGARVTGSRSGPMNESQLAANHQNSAHVVVENGPTEAPIVLQPVSSGMKLDVVPTVSEGLASMQSPDCSVGVKPIQLNFDEIDECNLDEVCSPLSKKRRLDGLPSDECYPLKESASSVDYESSSKLFEQQLPETNVLSNSAIHAMTPFHNDIECGKDETLNISLDENKKPMVEAVEHNSKVTVFDNIDVTCEMDTSPKEVHNILNEEKHSEKSHYSEDRGSLPEMQIEEGDLGHKGEGSVAGDANSSFVSNSTKQGNKDSQHCLDNEVRIPDNDLGSLITEESDGGTILKLSNVKLNSVKFNTWPEKHQRYIEDQPNCFSDVKGYRVHIQKDAVHFNLDANENDSYSVREYASICDRSVRDDLMCDLPEETESLQKLQAVKVNATELGDVTTEITHTPKHSEPTMAISNLISNAGGDLNNSLVEDMEPTHLSSIDDVNTDNKYSEISFSEWASSFASFRFSQTDEKSLNVSDEIMPSYERFIIDQNVENASMENAESGIDFHAMEIASTTIERASIIEKLCKSATMDTPLSQFSSKHMQPQLQDMYEFMADGTIDQMDFGSVVSFDQDSKNHLQTSEISGPSENQQQFESVPLTASPYYWQSKSHFLSPVGKFWERSASSSGGSGSSGKQLSSNPELTCFPIEEDPRSDEENDDDMADEKEPIPEATEISSQHVNPVSVSKKHPDRCSSNSVNIEHSVPRTRDNVKYKPKNCLGIKTSRYGEVNRTPSMATRASSRGNVSGYSNKSSLRNRIPRVSQKEVKSNNIVSNITSFIPIVQQKQAAAVCPGKRDIKVKALEAAEAAKRREQEKENERKMKKEALKLERARIGKENAREIELEKKRKQDAWKRKEADIAARKRQREEEEKKQVAKKRKLVAEAQKNQKLQFEKSRFGKVELEKQQSKNAAIAGNKKAFENPRQMKNADENSSQTHNAELKTARVIQQVTSVAETRDASVGCGEKEKATRVSENTPVKVDPVKSTTQENSYEISPYFSDDDEDDEEDDLPKTKFVPSWASKSRVAMVLPLQQSLNPETIFHVESFCSIDEVLLPLRLQQ